A window of Hordeum vulgare subsp. vulgare chromosome 5H, MorexV3_pseudomolecules_assembly, whole genome shotgun sequence genomic DNA:
CTGAATACAAAATTAgattttaaatattttctttgatcCCAATTTATTTCATATACATTATATATTTTATGTATACATCAAAAACATTTTGTACACCCATTTTACTATTTTGAATATATGATTAATTTTTTCTTTAATTATTGTTTGGTGTCTATTTTTTATATACACACATTCTTTATTTTGTGTGCACATCAGGAACATTGGTTTATACATCTTTAATATATTTTACATAAATTATTAATATTTAGTTATATTTATGTTTTGATATCTATttttgtaggattttttttctgtacACTGTAATAATTTTCAAATACCTGCTTAATATTAAAAATTATAggcaaagtgattttcttaagaGTTTGAATATTTCCAAATACAAACAAATGCGAAATATATAAAGTGAAAAACGGACGCAAAAATAATGGGACCTCCTAtgcaccgcttgttgcggcgaacTGCCGAGCGGACACACAGGGGTCGCCTGACTGGGCCGGCCTAGTCAGTCCAACCGAGTCGGGCCGGCCCAGTTTCTTTTTTTGTCTTACGAAAATCtgatatttttatttctgttccttattttcctttcttttttggttcgttttttctttcctttccccttttattttctactagcaaaagagcccgtgcgttgcaacggaagcaaaccatacaacacgtcttaacctaataattatgacTTGAGATCTTTATTTAAACTTACTgcataaatagaatttaataaatgttaaataagtaaaataacatcatatttagattatacacatcactatagattcaaattacattataaatagaAATTTAAAAATTAAATAGGTAAGATACATTAGATTTCGATTCAACCCATTTTTTGAATGGAAGTTCATatgtaataatttaaaattagagttacagtttaaaagatataattgTTTATAGTATTTGTTAATTATAATTGGACCATGGATTAATTAACAACATGGATCAGCCTTGTTAAAAAAATGGACTGTACtctattgattaaaattacagcataaatattatttaaaaattattaaataaataaaataatattatatttagattgtgcgcatcactattgatttaaattacattataaacagaattttcaaaaattacatagataaactaacattatattcagattttacatatttttctaataaaatttcatatataatattgTAAAATTGGAGTTACTGtttaaaatatataattttttaaagtattttgcacttataattgaactacagattaattaattaaaaactatAGGAGTGTTTTCGAAAACATACGGAAAATGATTGGTTTTTTTACTCAAGTATGTACTGCGGGTTTATTTTATGAAAATTAAAGGAGGTTTctacaaaaaatccagaaaacgaTTCGTTCTCTCGCTGTGTTATGTACTGCGGATTGATTTCGGGAAAACACAAGGGGTTTGctgtaaaaacaaaaaaaacgatTCGTCTCTCACTTAAATctggaccgcgggttgattttgGGAAACTTTAAGGGTTTTTCTACAAAACGACCACGACGGACGGAAGAAGCactgcgtgctttattattagggagagaattGGAAGCAAAAACAAATTTCTATTTTTCTGCACATTTTTGAAAGTcttgaacattttctgaattCATGAACAATGTTTGAAAGTGACAATATTTCGAAATTTGGAATATTTTGAAAAGGAAGATCATTTTTGAAGATCAACTTAATTGAAAAATTGAGAAATTCTTGATATTTTACCAGCCATCTTTTGAAAATATCGATTTTTTCTTAAAATAGCGGACATTTTTAAAATacttaacattttttaaaaatcccGAACAATTTTTAAATTATGATTTTATTAAAAAGGGCAACTATTTAaactttaaacttatttgaaaaacaaattctgttttcgaCTTTGAAGATCAATTTTTGGAAAttcagaatattttttgaatttacagACAAAGTTTGAAAAACGTCAAATTTTTTACGTTTGGTACATGTTTTTTAAAACAAGACCATATTTAGAAATTGAAGAACAATTTTCAAACACAAACTTTATTTGgaaattgattttttttatatttcgaaTAATTTTGTAAAATGCGATACATTTgttaaaaataccaaaaattctCTTAAAAaactgaacattttttaaaatgccGAACATTTTTTAAAGCTATGAATGTTTTTGAAGAACGACAATTATTTGAAATATAGAACATTTCTAAAAAAACAATTGTTGAATTTGAAAAACCATTTCtgaaacataaaataaaataaaataaagaggaaataagtaaaaaataaaaaatcaattgAGGAAACTTTATGAAAGTTTGTCTAAAGCACAAAAATTGGTTGAAACTTGTAGAAGGTTACCAAAACCAGCAAAACCGCCTGGTTCGGCCAGTTAGAAGGATCACTCGATCTCCTCGGTGGCCACATTAAGAGCATGTCTAGTAGTGAACtaaaacccttaaatctaaaatcagttttaagggttgagaattgactATTttaacacttttaagggttgaaaaacaaaggcaaagactaaaaccctcaaacccaacccttataacagactatttttgacacttttaagggtttaggggttctagtctacgcgttTTTTTCGCCCAACCCATAAAAAATgactatttttgatttttttgagggTTTAAGGGCTTTACTAGACATGTTCTAAGTTGTGCGTAGCCTGGACTACTTACCGCAAAATGCGGCAAATAGTAGATTCAAAAATGGTCGCTTATTTGCGCTGAGAAATGTTTGCCGCAATGTTCCTGTGGGCCCAGATTAACAACGTAGAGGCGCTCCAGTAGGCCCGATGAACGCAATGGGCTGTTGGACCCAAGCTTACTAAATCGGGCAGTTCATCTGGGCCCACTAAGAGCCACTCGGCCTTCCCGCCACGCCGCCCCCCGCCCTTCCCGCCAAAACCCTCCTCTTATCCCCCTCTTCCCGCCATTCCCCTCAAACCCTCTCATTTCCCTCCATTCTCTGGCCCGCGTCTTTCCTCCCctacccgccgccgccgccgccgccgccgccgccatggccgccgggaCGAAGACCGTCGACTACGCCGCGGAAAGAGGTACGTTCTCTCACCCCCGCACGTCCCTCCGGGCCTGAAGCCTCTGGAACCGTCTCCCGCGAGCTCTTCCCTCCCGTCCTCGGAAGCTTCTACAAAGGGTTCAGACGGCCGCGTTGCTTATTGGTGTTCGTTTCTCCCCCCTCTGCAGCGCTCGCGAAGGACTTCCTCACCAACTTCGCTGGCCCGCACGGCGAGCCCAAGTACCAGAACATCCTGGTAATCACCTCTTACCCTGTGTTACATGGCCTTGAAGATCCGATCATTTTTAGTTATTTCACCCCGATTTGTTGTTAATCCAAGGATTTGACCCCCGTTCTCTCCAATTCCAGCAAGACATCGCGAACAGGAAGATCCGCGCCGTGCAGATCGAGCTGGACGACCTGTTCCATGTACGAATTCCCCCACCTCGACGAGATCTATTTTTTTACAGAGGTATTGTCGCGGGTTCAGTATCTGATATCGGTTGTGTTGCATGCGCAGTACAAGGATGTGGACGAGGAGTTCTTGCAGAGggtcactgagaacaccaagcgcTACATCGGCATATTCGCGGAGGCCGTGGACGAGCTCATGCCGGAGCCCACGGAGGCGTTCGCTGTCGACGAGGACAGGGATATCTTGATGACGCAGCGCGTGGATGAAGGGGCTGACGGAGGCGCTGACGGCAATGACCCTCTGCAGAGGATGCCGCCGGAAATCAAGCGGTTCTTGTGAGTATCTGCATACTGCCCCTAGAAGTTTCTTGCACAACTAGGTCTCTGTCCGTTCTTCTTAACCAATTTGGCTGGTGGCTATGATTGACATGTTATTGGAGTAGTTCAGTAGCTGGCTGTTAAATTATTTGCTGATATCGCAGAACTGAAACTATTTCACAACTGAAATGTGAAGGAGATACTTTAGGTACCAGGAGTAGTATATTATGTAGAAATAAAATGTGCTCCGCCAACTGACCGAAGCTTTTAGTGCAAAATTGTCCCCAAACAATCTCCGCGTTATATGACAAAATATTTTAATACGTTCTAAACATTTGCCATCTTGTGTTCTTGCAAAGACTTGTTTGGTGACCTCATAGATGCCTGTAGGTACCCAGTTCATTACAAATGATCCATTGGAACAGCTGTACAGTGTTTTCTTCTGGGACATTCAACTGTGTGTTTCTGCTATGTTTTGTCTAATATGAAATGGTTTTCACATTCTAGCGAGGTATACATCAAGGCGTTCTCGAAGGTGACTCCGCTCACCCTTAGGCAAGTCAAGGCATCCCACATTGGGCAGCTTGTGAAAATATCTGGAATTGTCACTCGCTGCTCGGATGTGAAGCCCTTGATGCAGGTGGCGGTTTATACATGTGAAGAATGCGGTTTTGAGATATACCAGGTAATACATCTTGGTTTAGGTTCTTGTTTCTGTTATGCCTATTTGTCAAACCCTTGTAACAGATCCCTGTAGATTAGTTTAGATTGTGTTACCCAGGAGAATTTTGTGTAGTATTTATCCtagcacacataatgaaatgcaaTATTGCGTGTACCGAGCTCTACAACTAGTGCTGAAATTTTTATTGACATGAATATGACAGGAAGTGACTGCTAGAGTCTTTATGCCTCTCTTTGAATGCCCATCTCAACGAtgcaagctgaacaaagcaaAGGGGAATTTAATCCTTCAACTGCGAGCATCAAAGTTTCTTAAATTTCAGGAGGTAATACTTCCTCCACAGTCCTGTGGACAAGGCTAACTCTATTTAATGGTGAAAAACTTGTCAAAATCAAATCATATTCGGACTCCTACTTAACTGTAAAACTGTAACCTTTTCTTGCAGGTGAAGCTCCAAGAACTAGCAGAGCATGTACCAAAGGGCCACATCCCACGTTCTCTGACTGCTCATCTCAGAGGAGAGCTGACAAGAAAGGTAAATCAAAATGGACACTATTTTTTCTGTGAGTAACTcttttgcttaaggccatagaaatCACCATGTCTGCTCTTGTGCTTACATGAATGCATTTTTCCACATTTCATTACATTCATGTGTTGATTCCATACAAAGTTGGATTTCTGTTATTCAGTTCCCAATAGCTTCTAAGCTCACAAATAAAGAGTGATATTCAGCGAACTTTCCAAATACTATTTTTTGAAATCCTATGACCATTATTAAGTACTAAATGTTGCCATTATCAGGTGGCACCTGGAGACGTTGTTGAGATGTCTGGTGTTTTCCTCCCCATGCCTTACTTTGGATTCCGGGCCATGCGAGCAGGATTGGTTGCTGATACATATTTGGAAGCAATGTCTATTACCCActtcaagaagaaatatgaagaGTAAAGGCTATGATCTTATTTCCATAAACACTGACCCTATTTACCTTGCCTGTGGCACCATTTGATGTTAGAAATTGCTATAAACTATTGCAGGTATGAACTTAAGGGTGATGAGCAGGAACAAATTGACCGGTTGGCTGAGGATGGTGATATCTACAATAAGCTATCAAAATCATTGGCACCTGAAATATTTGGGCATGAAGACGTGAAAAAGGCACTGTTGTTGCTACTTGTTGGTGCACCTCATCGTAAGCTTGGAGATGGCATGAAGGTATGCCTCCTATTGATAGTTCGAATGCCTTGCactgatttttcttttctttctgacTACTCAAAATTAACTGGGTGCTTGCAGATCAGAGGAGATCTGCACATATGCCTGATGGGGGATCCTGGTGTTGCAAAGAGTCAACTTCTAAAGCATATTATCAATGTTGCTCCAAGAGGAGTGTATACCACAGGGCGTGGGAGCAGTGGTGTTGGTCTTACTGCTGCTGTCCAGAAAGATCCAGTTACAAATGAGTTTGTCCTTGAGGGAGGGGCACTGGTAAGATTGAGATCTTATGGTGATGACATCTGCACTGTATTCTCTTAGTTTGGGTCAGTTGTAATCAAGTCTGCCTTTTTTAGAAACCTGTTGATAGCAGTTCCATTGACAGAGGATAAGTTTTCTACTTTGTTCATAAAAGCACTCCACCCTGATCTTGTGGAATTGCATTCATGCACAAGACACTTTCTTTGGTGCGTAACAGCGCCATGCATTTCTAATAATAACAATTCTCATAATGCACTTCAGGTACTGGCGGATATGGGTATCTGCGCAATAGATGAGTTTGACAAGATGGAAGAGTCTGACAGGACAGCAATTCATGAGGTGATGGAGCAGCAAACAGTTAGCATTGCCAAGGCTGGCATCACCACCTCTCTTAATGCAAGAACTGCAGTTCTTGCTGCTGCTAATCCAGCATGGTAAGAGTTGATCTGAACATTAACCTCTAGAAAATGGCATGGAAAAACTGTGGTTATTGTAACTAAGGCAATTGTTTTCAACTATTCAGGGGAAGGTATGATATGAGGAGGACCCCAGCTGAGAACATAAATCTTCCTCCAGCACTTCTCTCCCGTTTCGATCTCCTTTGGTTGATCCTGGATCGTGCGGACATGGAAAATGATCTTGAAATGGCCAGACATGTTGTTCATGTACACCAAAATCTTGAATCGCCAGCACTTGGGTTCACAGCACTTGAACCATCTGTTCTTAGGCAAGTACAGTCTTCCTAGAGCTGTTATCATTTCAAGCATATTGCATGAAGTTTTTAACTTATTGAATATTTGAATCTTGAAACCAGTGTAGTCTATACTATGGGTAATTAAAAAAACTAACAAACTGAAATAAAAGCATTGTGCAGTGTTTTACTATCTTTCCTGTTCATGGTTTAACAATAGTCTTGGCCTGACTGCAGGGCGTACATATCTGCTGCAAGAAGAGTCACTCCTTCTGTTCCTCGAGACCTTGAGGAATACATTGCAACTGCCTATTCAAGCATCCGCCAAGAGGAAGCCAAATCAAATGCACCTCATTCTTACACAACCATCAGGACACTTCTGAGCATAGTTCGCATTTCGATTGTAAGTGAACTTAACACCATGCTTTTGGGTACTGTGATCACAAGGTTATGAAAAGCTGTATTTTTTTAAAGCGTGACCTTGTTTTGTTTCAGGCCTTGGCAAGGCTTCGATTTTCAGAAACTGTTGCCCAGAGCGATGTCGATGAGGCACTACGCTTGATGCAGATGTCAAAGTACTCGCTTTACTCCGATGATCGTCAGCGGTCTGGCCTGGATGCAATCTCTGACATATACTCCATCCTGAGAGATGAAGCAGCAAGGACTAGCAGCATGGATGTGAAATATGGTCATGCTCTTAACCTGATCTCCAGAAAGGTAAGATCTCTACCTATGCCTACATTAACTGTACCGCCATTGCTGGGTCGTGATTGCTAAAATAAATTCTCTCCTGCTCCATTGTTTGTAAAAATAGGGATACAGTGAGGCTCAGCTGAAGGAATGCCTGGAGGAGTATGCATCCTTGAACGTGTGGCAGATCCACCCAAGCACCTTCGACATCCACTTCATCGATGCCTGATGCCATTGTTTGGGATCTAACAAGATCGAAAGACTCTAGTGATAGCGAGAAATGTACTAGTCTAGCAGAGCCGTTGCTATTTGTTCCTGTGAACCATGCAGGAGCCTTTGTCCCTTTTCAGCAATCTCACTGGTTGACACCCGAGTGTGGTATATGTAACTCTGTTATGTTTGTTTACCCATTAGTTGTATGCTTTCCGACAATGATGAATTTGTGCTGTTCTATTGGTGTTGAAAGACTATTTAAGCCTATTCTCATGGAATTGTTTGGAAGATGAAAGCTTGGTTGCCATTTCTGGTAGGATTTTTGTTTTTGCAGCCGAATATATGTATGAGTACGTTATAAGTTTGGTTTAGAAAATGTTATATGCTACTTTTCGTAAGAAAGGAGGATGCCATATGTCCTAGTAGTAATTTTGAACTGAAACCATGACAAGAATTATTGAATGGAGCCCTATGTCCTATGTCCCAGTAGTAATTTGTGCTGTTCCATAGCGGCCCTGAAAAAGAGACTTGCACAGGACAAATTTGTTTGTGGAATTTGCCTAAAATAATACTTTcactgtcccaaaataattgtcccAACTTTATACTATAtaatacaaatttgtactaagcttagGACACTTAAttttgaaacgaagggagtacaaaGATAACACTTTGTGCAGAAATACATCGAAATTGAAGCACTTAAACGGTGTCGAACGTTGGGGATACATCCTGTCTCTGAGCTGCATTCTTCCACACCGAGTCTGTCTCTGTATCTGGCTTTTCTGAGCTGCATTCTTCCACACCGAGTCTGTCTCTTGCTTTTGCTTTTGATGTCTTGTCACCTCCGTTGATGACCGTGACAATGTAGAGTGTTAGAGCATCTCCATTCGCCCCCACCCACCAACAGCCCCTCAGGGCAACTTTTTAGCGCCGACagcaaaataacagccaatgaatccGAGCTGAACCGAACATGAGTGTACAAATGGAAAAGGATCACACCTGCAAAACAAAGGAACCGAAAAAACACAGGAAAACATAGGAACATGTGTTTGGTTGGTTGCAGGGAAACGGAGGAATGCATACTCAGTTCCATGAAAAAAATTATTTGCCTTCCACAACGATCTTTGCCACTGGCATGGAGTGGATGCACACCATCCTACATGTCTGAGTCAGCAGCAGATCTATGTTGAGGCAAGGTGGGGCCTCCGCCCCCCAGCCTTGGATCAATTCTTGAAGGAAAACAATTAGGAGCGCTTAATGAGAATTTTTTTAGCATTTGTGTTTCGCCCCCGTGCGATTTTCGGCTAGCTCCGCCCCTGAGTAGTAGCCAATACCTTTCCTCAGTCTGCGTGGATGTTTACAATCCTAAGGAATGGGCACTGTTACACAGGAATTCCATTGGAACCCTGCTGCAATTTCCTTCATTCTGAAGGCTTTGATGTCATTTGATTCATGGGATAGGAAATTTTCCATTGGGTCTAGGCTAAGGCCTCCGTTGGTTAGTAGGATAGGAATAGGAAAATTATAGCTAGGAAGGGAGATGACATTAAACCTAACCATTCTCCGGGCTAGGCCGGGCCGGGTTCAGGACGGGCTTGGCAAAACCCGAAGAGAGGTGGAGGTGGAagacagaggcaggaggtggagcgtcttCGTCTTCCACGGAGCTTCGGTGCTGATGTCAGGTCATgcttggccgacaggtgctacgctttgtcatgcctgttcgacaggtgctacgcacgacaaatCTTACAGAGTCTTCGCGTCTGGATGGATGAGCGCAGAGAGGTGGCACTGTTGGGCgccatggtggcgtcgacggatggccgGACTGGCATGGATGATGCGGATTTCTCTAATGAAGATGGGTCAgcggttcgatgatgatggcggcttctaaaacgtgtgcGTGTGGTGTACGttttaggtctgctgcaccgactgttagttccgatacgttatgtgggtggatcggcgacGACACCagttttagatatggggagtgagagcactccacattatcgcgttttgtaggtgtgagtggggcTTCAGGTGGCTTGATGCAAGTTCTTGTCAGATCTTTGTTGAATAAGTAATAGAGATGgctgtatgcatcgattgatgcagaggccgggggtcttaatctccttttccaaaaaaaaacccGAAGAAAAAATCCCAAGCCCAAGCCCGGCCCAGCCCGAAGCACATGAACAGTGACATTTCTTAATTAAATTAATCATATTCGGGATATTATATTAATTTATAATACCTATATTttcaataatatatatatatatggttatTTCGGGCTTTTTTTGGGCTGGGCTTCGGGCAAGAAAGTGAAGCCCGAGTCTGGCCTGCTTCGGGTTGGGGCCTCCAGGCCGGGTTGTCCATGAACAGGTTTAGATGACATGTATCTCAATTCCTATAGAAAAAGAGATGTCATTTGATGCATaggataggaatttttttgttgagTACTAATGTTCTTTTTCCTTTGAAATGTGAAGGATCGATTCCTATCCTACATAAAAAGAGGTATCCATTCCTACACCAAAGAATTTTTTTCCTTTGAAAATAATCATATAGAGTTCCTACAAACAAAAGACCTAATTTTTCCCCTTGAAATGCGAAGGATTGGTTCCTATCCTACATGAAAATAGGGATACATTCCTACAAACCAAAGGGCTCCAAAGAATTTTTTCCGACAAAATTAATATAAACCAAAGGACCAGAGGAGGCCTATGTAGAAAACTTTTCCCACAGAAACTGTGTTCCTTTGAAATTCCTACAAATTTTCCATGAGCCAAATGAAGCCTCGGTGGGATCTTCAgtttaataaaattaagtatcATGGTTGCCTTCTTGAGGTATCTGAAAGATCATTAACTAATTATTCCAAATGAATGCTGATTTTAACCTATTGCCCTGATGACTGATCCACAAGTATGTCGAACATTGGTGTATAGATAGCCGTTAAGTTGATGTatcatcttatatatggaaaatggtGTGCCCATTAAAATGCAAGGAACAAAATGCTGAGAAGTGAAAAGGCAGTAGAAGTGCATATGGAGGATATAGAATAGTTGCTAGTCTGGCGCACACAAAACATAACTGAAGTGATCACAGAAGGAAGGTGGATGGAGCTCATTCAGACATAAAGTGGACATCAGTGATATATAAGTGCTCTAGGGTCAATGATTCAAGTAAGTAAAATAACAGAACTTGATCATCGTGCACATTCTAGACAATGGTGTGAAGTGGAATGTTACACATCCCAgggtttatgcaaaatatgacAACCAAAGTGACCAGAGAAGTTTAAGTGGAAGGTGGTGATAGAGAGGCCTGTTCATCGGTTACAGAAGAAGCTGGATTTCTTTGTGAAGGAGCTGGTGGCTGAGCACTTGACACTGATGGATGGCCTGCTGGTGGCTGAGCACTTGCACTTATGGATGGCCTGTTGGTGGCATTGCAGAAGGGCATACTGAAGATCTACGCTTTCACTTATTCAGAGAAGCTATACTTCCAGGCAAGAGTTTCTAATTTTTGCAGTGGATGTTTTGCCCATATGTTTGTCTATACCAGCTCATGATGCATGATGATTTCGGTCCAGTCAGCTCCATGATTAATGATTTCTCATTCAGACTGTGTttgccaaaataaataaataaaacactcAATGGACTCTacaatttaatcaaattaagtactgTGGTTGCCTTCTTGAGGTATATTCACAGGACGATGCATGTCAGGCTTGGAAAACTCAGTGTTGACTGAAAATCTGAATGACCATACACTAATTATTCCAAATGAACACTGGTCTCTCATGGTCGATTCACAAGTATGTCGAAAATGGGTGTATACATAGCCGTTAAGTTGTTGTATCATCTCAATCTCATATATGAAAAATGGTGTAGAATTAAAATGCGAGGAacaggctgctgaaaagagaaaaTCTAGTGCGTGCAGTGTGGCTATAGTagaatattactccctccgttcctaaatataagtcttttaagagattccaatagaagactacatacgaatgtatatagtcatagtttagagtatagattcacccattttgcttcgtatgtagacctctagtgaaatatcttaaaagacttacatttaggaacggagggagtataatgttTCTCTGGTTCATTGGCCGAAACGACAAAGCATCTTAAGAATGGGAGTTATTTATTCAAAACCATCATATTTAAGGCTAAGGTAACTAGTTAGTATCAGATTTGAATCAGGTCATAAAAAACCACCGAAAATGAGCCTAATGCGTAACGCGGAGCATTGATTGTCAGATAACCTTACGAAATCAGTCAAACTGATCGGTTGGGCCCACCTGTAAGGCTGACTGGACATGCCTATGTGTATGCCTATGTGGAAATTTTGCTGACATGGATCAAGGTCCTAGCTGTCATCCACCCATTGCCTTCTTCCTCCCCATGACGGAAGCTCCGTTGGAGAGGTGCTCGCCGGCGGCAGCCAGGAGCGGTGCAGGCGGAGGATGATGGCAGCCATGCTTGGGAGTGGGAGCGAAGGGGCGCGGAGCAAGCTCGCACGGCCAACTGTCGACGCTGCTTCCCCTCGCCGCGTTCCTGCCTCACCCCTTTGTTCCTTGCCAGTCGATGCGGGATCTCGCCGGAGCTCGACGTGCGACCGCTGAAGCTCGCGCATGGCCCGGGAGAGGCGCATGGGAGCCACAACAGCGGCGGGGGACGGCTTAACGGGCCACACCAGCCGGAGATgtgttaaattgtgatccaaattctaccgtattgaactagacgtagtacaaacggtgtgggcctttgcgttggtaccgacgcgtacgagtacaactcgtttacttgtcctccaaggactcttctgtattgcccctcatatatatactccatgtagtcgcacctaaagacggcctgtcgtctcgtgcttgtaatactcctcctcatagtgattgcgccttcgtgcgtccgtggttttcttccgcaagggtttccacgtaaaaTTCGTGTCTCTTGTGTctcgttgatctcgttttatctaacaagtggtatAAGAGCTAAGGTTCGTTGATACGAGATTTCAGAGACGAGAGAAACTAGGGTTCCGATGTGTGCACCGTCGCACGTGTCCCTGGATCCGAGACCGGCAGGAACTCGTGCTGCTGCGGTTGCGTCATATAAGCCGAGCCTCTGCAGTCGCAAGCAGTAGAGGCCGCCGCTGTTCCCCGCCTCGATTCCACCGATCCGCCGAGTTCCGCCGAGTC
This region includes:
- the LOC123452333 gene encoding DNA replication licensing factor MCM7; protein product: MAAGTKTVDYAAERALAKDFLTNFAGPHGEPKYQNILQDIANRKIRAVQIELDDLFHYKDVDEEFLQRVTENTKRYIGIFAEAVDELMPEPTEAFAVDEDRDILMTQRVDEGADGGADGNDPLQRMPPEIKRFFEVYIKAFSKVTPLTLRQVKASHIGQLVKISGIVTRCSDVKPLMQVAVYTCEECGFEIYQEVTARVFMPLFECPSQRCKLNKAKGNLILQLRASKFLKFQEVKLQELAEHVPKGHIPRSLTAHLRGELTRKVAPGDVVEMSGVFLPMPYFGFRAMRAGLVADTYLEAMSITHFKKKYEEYELKGDEQEQIDRLAEDGDIYNKLSKSLAPEIFGHEDVKKALLLLLVGAPHRKLGDGMKIRGDLHICLMGDPGVAKSQLLKHIINVAPRGVYTTGRGSSGVGLTAAVQKDPVTNEFVLEGGALVLADMGICAIDEFDKMEESDRTAIHEVMEQQTVSIAKAGITTSLNARTAVLAAANPAWGRYDMRRTPAENINLPPALLSRFDLLWLILDRADMENDLEMARHVVHVHQNLESPALGFTALEPSVLRAYISAARRVTPSVPRDLEEYIATAYSSIRQEEAKSNAPHSYTTIRTLLSIVRISIALARLRFSETVAQSDVDEALRLMQMSKYSLYSDDRQRSGLDAISDIYSILRDEAARTSSMDVKYGHALNLISRKGYSEAQLKECLEEYASLNVWQIHPSTFDIHFIDA